The Monodelphis domestica isolate mMonDom1 chromosome 7, mMonDom1.pri, whole genome shotgun sequence genome window below encodes:
- the ARHGDIG gene encoding rho GDP-dissociation inhibitor 3 isoform X2 — MADKEGIRAVHEEDLDEVDLNYKAPEKKSLQEIQQLDQDDESLTKYKQALLGSIPEAVDPSLPNVQVTRLTLVCEQAPGPITMDLTGDLESLKNQVFVLKEGVDYKVKISFKVNKEIVCGLKYLHVTYRKGLRVDKAMYMVGSYGPRTEEYEFLTPMEEAPKGLLVRGTYRIKSFFTDDDKTDHLSWEWDLNIKKDWKD; from the exons ATGGCGGACAAGGAAGGCATCCGGGCTGTCCATGAAGAGGACCTGGATGAGGTAGACTTGAACTACAAAGCCCCAGAGAAGAAGAGTCTGCAGGAGATCCAGCAGCTGGACCAAGACGATGAGAGTCTAACCAAGTACAAGCAGGCCCTGTTGGGGTCCATTCCTGAGGCTGTGG ATCCCAGCCTTCCCAATGTGCAGGTGACCCGGCTGACTCTGGTGTGTGAACAGGCACCTGGACCCATCACCATGGACTTGACAG GGGACCTGGAATCGCTCAAGAACCAGGTGTTTGTGTTGAAGGAAGGTGTGGACTACAAAGTGAAGATTTCCTTTAAG GTCAACAAGGAGATTGTCTGTGGCTTGAAGTATCTGCACGTCACCTACCGTAAAGGGCTACGAG TGGACAAGGCCATGTACATGGTGGGGAGTTATGGGCCAAGGACAGAGGAGTATGAGTTTCTGACGCCCATGGAGGAAGCCCCCAAGGGTCTGCTGGTTCGAGGCACATACCGCATCAAGTCTTTCTTCACGGATGATGACAAAACAGACCATCTGTCCTGGGAATGGGACCTCAACATAAAGAAGGACTGGAAGGActga